The genomic stretch ACTCCTACCGCATTGTATTTTTCCAAATCAGGTAAACCTGAAATTACCTCTTCATTATCTGAAGAAATCACCATGGCTTCGGGTAAAGCACTTTGATAAATTTCTACACCGCATTTTGGAATAAAAGCTGTCAGCAGTCCTGCTCCGCTTCGCAAGCAAGCCTTTCCGCTCATCAGAGCTGCCCCCAAACTACCATAGCTGCCTGCAATTAGTAAAGCGTGACCGTAGGTTCCTTTATATGAAAATTTTTCCCTTGGCTTATATAAGTCCGCAACTTGATCAGGTATAAGGTATGAATACAAAGAAAACGTTCTTTCAATAAAGGCCTCATCTAAGTTAATATCCAAAACTTCGATTTGACCAACTAAATGCGCGGTATCCTTATGCACCATGCTAAGCTTAGGACATTGAAATGTAAGCGTCACATCTGCTTTAAAAATTACATCAAAGCTGTTCTCAGAGTTATCATCTGCAAATAAACCTGTAGGAATATCTATCGCAAGCCTTTCATTCTGTAAAGTATTAAGAGATTTTACTACATCGGCCAGCAAACCTTCGAGTGGTCTTGATAACCCCGACCCAAGCATTGCGTCAATTAAAACAGTGTCATCATCCCTTTCTGGAATTTCTGCTGCAGCTGAAATATGCAATACTCCTACTTCTAAATCACTAAGCCTTTTATAGTTTTCCTTAAAATCTTCACTAGCAGAATCACTATGTTCGATTATAAATACTTGAACGAAATAGTCGTTTTGAAAAAGCCATCTGGCAAGAGCCAAACCATCACCACCGTTGTTGCCTTTACCACAAAATATAGCAAAAGAACTATCATCAGAATAACTGGCATCAATACTCTCAAAAAGCTTAGAAACCGCCCGCTCCATAAGATCTATAGAGGATATTGGCTCGTTTT from Owenweeksia hongkongensis DSM 17368 encodes the following:
- a CDS encoding bifunctional ADP-dependent NAD(P)H-hydrate dehydratase/NAD(P)H-hydrate epimerase; amino-acid sequence: MKILSAQQIREADKQTIQNEPISSIDLMERAVSKLFESIDASYSDDSSFAIFCGKGNNGGDGLALARWLFQNDYFVQVFIIEHSDSASEDFKENYKRLSDLEVGVLHISAAAEIPERDDDTVLIDAMLGSGLSRPLEGLLADVVKSLNTLQNERLAIDIPTGLFADDNSENSFDVIFKADVTLTFQCPKLSMVHKDTAHLVGQIEVLDINLDEAFIERTFSLYSYLIPDQVADLYKPREKFSYKGTYGHALLIAGSYGSLGAALMSGKACLRSGAGLLTAFIPKCGVEIYQSALPEAMVISSDNEEVISGLPDLEKYNAVGVGPGLGTSSEASKTLENLLGAFDGKMVLDADALNILAANPDFVNKLSTQTILTPHPGEFKRLLGLQELKPDYLERLREFAKKHSIIVVLKDAITAIAAPDGQIYFMDYGTPALAKGGSGDVLTGIITGLLASGYEPLHATKLGVYLQGIAAHFASDETSEEACLATDVIHNLGKAFRTLS